ACTGGCCGGTGACGGACTGGCCGCCCCAGCCGCCGGCGGATGCGGTCCCGCCGGCGGCGACGGCAGCGACCGCCGGGTCGGGGGCCGGAACGGCTCCCGGCACGGGTCGATGAGGGGCCTCCGCATCCTGGGCCGGACCGTTCCTCAAAACATAGGCATTTATTGCATCCGCCTATGACGCCGGGCGAACGGTGCTCCCGACGATTCGCGCCGGGGGATCGCACCCCGGACCCCAAGCCAGACCATCGCACCCGGGGCCGTGCGGCCTTGAGGCCGCCGGTGCCCGGGTGGATCGGGGTTCCCCCCGACCTGGGGCGTCCTCGGAGGACCGCTCATAGAGCCGGTGCGCCCGCTGGCCGCGCACCGACGGGGCGATGCGCCGCCAATCGCTCCAGACGTGCCGCCCTCGATTCCTCGCGGGTAGAGGGCGGGCGGTTCCGGAGCGCAAGCGCTCACCCAAACCCAGGCCCCGGCGGGCGATCGCCACCGCCGCGGCCGCGTGGGGCGACAGCCCGTACCGGGCCATGAACTTGACCTTGCCGATCACGCTGGTGAAGGCCGGGTTGACGCGGAGCACCTCCACGCCTTCCCGGGCGGCCCGGGCCATGAGCAGGGCGTAAAATTTGCCGTAAGCAAACGCGGACAACTTCCGGGCGTAGCGCTTGTCGTCTTCTCGAAGACGGGCCTTCTTCTCCCGGAAGTCCAGGTGCTCCACCACGATGGGCTTGCCGGCGCCCTTAGCCCATGCCACCAGGTCCGCCACCGCATCGCCCAGGATGGCCTTCACCTGCTCCCGGCGCTTGCCTTGGAGCGGAAGTCGGATGTCGCGCGCCGCCACCGGGTTGCCGAAGCGGTCGACCTCCGCCACGGCCAGCCGGTCGGGGTTCAGATCGGCACCAAGGGCCCCCGCCCTCCGCGATGTCGTGATCGGGGCCGCGGGCCGTTCGGTGGTGGCGAAGACATACCAGGCGCCGTTCTTCCGGACAAAGCGGTAGGAAATCGCTTGCCCGGACGCGAGGGCCGCCAGGATGACATCCTGCCCATAGGGGAAACGGACGCCGTGCAGCCAAACATGCCGTCCAAAGCGGCCGGCCAGGGCGTTGGGCACCCGAAGGCGCAAGCGGTCGCCCAAGAGCGAACACGTCTGGTTGCCGCTCCTCTCGTCTTTGGAGCCGAGGCAGAAGAAGCTTTGGCTGCGGGCATCGCGCCATGCCTTGCGCCATGCGTCGTGGGAAGCGAACCCATTCGCCTCCAGGTGGAACTGCCGGTGGAACAAACGCCGGGAACCAAAGCAAATCGGCGGCGATCCCGTCCGCGCTTCCGCCGCTTCCAGGCGGGCGCGCAGCATCGCCAGCCGCCGCTTCTTCTGGTGAAGCCGAAACCGGACCCGACGCCGGCGCGCCGCCCGCTCTTGGGGCGGCAGGCCGGCCCAGCGCCCCTTGCCCGAGGCCAAGGCTTTCGCCTGCTTGTGGAGCTTGGCGATCGCTCGTTCGGTGGATTGGATCTGCCCGCGCAGGTGCGCCAGATGGTGCCGATGGGCTTCCTCCGCCGCCTTCACCTTGGCCTTCAGTTCGGTGGCCAGCGCGTTGAAGTAGCGGGCTGTGATGCCGTCGCGGGCAATGGACTCCCGCTTGCACTCGACAAGGGGACGCTTCCGCACGTAGAGATCGACGAACAACCGGCGCAGCAGGCGACCGTACAGGGCGGCGAGGGCGTCCAGGGCCGGGTAAACCGACCGGTCATGGATCTTCGTCTGGAAGGTCGCCTGCATCGGCCCGATCATCCTCCTTTTCCCAGGATATCAAACATATGTTCCGCCTGCAAGCCGAAGAGGGGACGGGTCGGAAGTGGGGGAACCGTTATGCGAAAGGTTCGCCTACGGCTGATAACAGATGACGATGGAATGGTAAGCAGCTACGAACCCGCGCCAGCGGGTCGGGGGCTGGAACCGCTCCCGGCGCGGGGCCCCGGTCGGGCTCCGCCCCCTGAGGGCCGTCCGTGACGGCGGTGGGCCGGCGGCACCGGCCGCCCTCGCAGGCCGTCCCATGACCCCGACCGACGGCCCGCCGCCGCACCGCCCCGTCGGTCCGAGGGTGGGCGTCGCCGCCCGCCTGCGGGAGTCGGAGGCCGGTTCGTCCGCCACGGTCCGGCGCGAGGGAGCGGCGCCGTCCTGCGGTGGAGCCGCCCGCCGCCGGCGGGGGCGCCATCCGGTACAATGGAGGCAATTCGGGCGTCGGTCGTCCCGGGTGTCGGCCCGTGTCCGCGAGGGCCGGTCCGACCGGCGCGCGCCGGGTCAGCGGGTGAGGGTCGGCCAGAGCGGCGCGCCCCGCGTCAGCGGGTCCCCGGCGGGCGGTCGGCGGGAGACCTCGGCGGGTCGCGAGCGCGGCCCGGCAGGCCAATCGCCGCCGACGCCCTTCGTCACCGTCCCGCCGGGGAGGCGACCGCCCGGCGAATCGTGGGGGTGGAGGTCATCGGCCAGCCGGAGAAGAAGTACCTGACGTGGCAAGACATCGAGCAGCTGGTGGACCGCCTCTTGCAGCAGATCCGGATCGAGGAGTTCGACGCGCTTCTGGTCATCACCCGGGGGGCATGGTCCCGGCCTGCCTGATCAGCGAGAAGACGGGCATGCGCAACATCCTGGTTGCCGCGGTGATGTTCTACACCGGCGTGGGCGAGACCCTGGACCGGCCCACCTTCCTGCAGTTCCCGCCCGACCCCTATCTGAAGGGAAAGCGGGTGCTGGTGGTCGACGACGTGTGGGACAGCGGCCGCACGGTGACGGCGGTCAAGCACCGCGTCGAGGAGGCCGGCGGGCGGCCCGCGGTGGCCGTGATGCACTACAAGCCGCGGCGCTCGGTGGTGCCCGGCAAGCCCGACTACTACGCCGAGGAGACCGACGATTGGATCGTCTACCCCTGGGATCCGGAGTCGGAGCGGTGAGGGGGCGCGCCCGCGACGACCCCGGTGGCGCCGCGACCGCGAAGGCGACCGCCGACGCTGCGAACCGCGCACGCGACCGCAACATCGCTTTGGCGCGCCCGAGACCGCAACATCGCTTTGGATCGACCCCGAGCCGGCGCATGCAACCGTTCCGACACCGCGCTGACAAGGGTGCGTAACGCCAGGTCGGTACGCTGACGGGTGGAGGGGAGGCCGTCGTGTCCATCGGGGTGCCCGCTGGGTGCAACCGAGGAGGCGCGCGGGGCCACCGGGTCCACCGGGTCCGCGAGCCGCGGGGGGCGGGGGCGGTGGGGTCCCCGACCCGGCCGGATCGTCCCCGGCGGCAGGTCGTCCGCCGGGGCGGAGCGTGCGGGGGGGTCGTCGTCGCCCTGCTGGTGGCGCTGCTCCTGGCCGCCTGCGGGCAGGCGGGCGTGCCGGGCGGGGCCCACGAGGTGGTCATCGCGCCCGACAGCGCGGACGCCCCGGAGGGTGCCCCGGCGGCGCCATCCGGCCTGGAGGCGACGCCCGCCATCGTGCCCAACCCCGGCGACGAGCGGGTCACCCTCACCCTGTTCTACGGATCCCGTTCGGGCCTGCTGGATCCGTGGCCGTGGCGCCGCACCGTCGACCGCCCGCAGCGGACGGCCGACCTGGCCCGCATCGCGGTGGAGAACCTGCTCCAGCCGCCGCCCAACTCCCCCTTCGTCTCCGTCCTCCCCAAGGGGACGCGGGTGCTCTCCGTCTCCGTCGACGACAGCCAGCAGACGGTGTACGTCAACTTCTCCCAGGAGCTGGTGAAGAACCACCCCGGCGGCAGCTACGGCGAGGGCGTCACCGTCCACGCCATCGTGCAGACGCTGACGGGGCTGCCCGGCATCCGCCGCGTCCAGATCCTGGTGGAGGGGAAGCCGGTGGAGACCCTGGCCGGCCACGTCGCGATCCAGGAGCCCCTGGAGCGGTTCCTGATCGTGCCGGGCGGGCCGATCCCGGAGGGCGCGGTGGCGGGGCCCGAGGGGGCGGACGAACCGGCCGCCTCCGCCGGCCCTCCGTCGGGTGGCCACGCCGGTGGGGGCGGCGACGGCGACCGGGCCGGCGCGGCGGGGGAGGGGGCGGAAGACTCCGGCTGGAGCCCCTGGCGCATGGACGTGGACGATGCGGTCATGAACTTCTTCCAGAGCGAGGTCGCCCAGGGGCGCATGCAGTGGCTGACCGACCCCGTCGAGGCGGCGCGCTACCTGGCCACCACCTACGGCTTCTACGGCTGGGACGAGTACGTGCTGCTGCACCGGACCGACCCCGGCGAGGGATCGGGACGCGGGGAGGCCCTGGTGCGGGTGCGGCACGGCAACAGCTACTACACGCTGCACATGATCCAGCCCCGCGAGCAGGGCGACCAGGGGATCTGGGTGATCCACGACATCCGCTCGCGGGCGGTCCAGACCGGCCGCAAGCCGGTGGACCCCGAGGTGGTGCG
The sequence above is drawn from the Thermaerobacter sp. FW80 genome and encodes:
- a CDS encoding phosphoribosyltransferase codes for the protein MVPACLISEKTGMRNILVAAVMFYTGVGETLDRPTFLQFPPDPYLKGKRVLVVDDVWDSGRTVTAVKHRVEEAGGRPAVAVMHYKPRRSVVPGKPDYYAEETDDWIVYPWDPESER
- a CDS encoding IS200/IS605 family accessory protein TnpB-related protein — its product is MIGPMQATFQTKIHDRSVYPALDALAALYGRLLRRLFVDLYVRKRPLVECKRESIARDGITARYFNALATELKAKVKAAEEAHRHHLAHLRGQIQSTERAIAKLHKQAKALASGKGRWAGLPPQERAARRRRVRFRLHQKKRRLAMLRARLEAAEARTGSPPICFGSRRLFHRQFHLEANGFASHDAWRKAWRDARSQSFFCLGSKDERSGNQTCSLLGDRLRLRVPNALAGRFGRHVWLHGVRFPYGQDVILAALASGQAISYRFVRKNGAWYVFATTERPAAPITTSRRAGALGADLNPDRLAVAEVDRFGNPVAARDIRLPLQGKRREQVKAILGDAVADLVAWAKGAGKPIVVEHLDFREKKARLREDDKRYARKLSAFAYGKFYALLMARAAREGVEVLRVNPAFTSVIGKVKFMARYGLSPHAAAAVAIARRGLGLGERLRSGTARPLPARNRGRHVWSDWRRIAPSVRGQRAHRLYERSSEDAPGRGEPRSTRAPAASRPHGPGCDGLAWGPGCDPPARIVGSTVRPAS
- a CDS encoding GerMN domain-containing protein — protein: MGSPTRPDRPRRQVVRRGGACGGVVVALLVALLLAACGQAGVPGGAHEVVIAPDSADAPEGAPAAPSGLEATPAIVPNPGDERVTLTLFYGSRSGLLDPWPWRRTVDRPQRTADLARIAVENLLQPPPNSPFVSVLPKGTRVLSVSVDDSQQTVYVNFSQELVKNHPGGSYGEGVTVHAIVQTLTGLPGIRRVQILVEGKPVETLAGHVAIQEPLERFLIVPGGPIPEGAVAGPEGADEPAASAGPPSGGHAGGGGDGDRAGAAGEGAEDSGWSPWRMDVDDAVMNFFQSEVAQGRMQWLTDPVEAARYLATTYGFYGWDEYVLLHRTDPGEGSGRGEALVRVRHGNSYYTLHMIQPREQGDQGIWVIHDIRSRAVQTGRKPVDPEVVRSWQEEVDRGTNLWRLDPVDTVRRQGALYGFDPFSDEFTVVQMDPEKGQALVRVKHDGRDYEVVLVQPLRRGEKGVWWIETIRAVAATP